A genomic region of Oryza glaberrima chromosome 1, OglaRS2, whole genome shotgun sequence contains the following coding sequences:
- the LOC127760841 gene encoding hexokinase-9, whose translation MRKAAALASAAIAAAAVAVVSTVLHQRQRQAAKRSERAEAVLLRDLQERCAAPVELLRQVADAMAAEMRAGLAAEGGSDLQMLVTYVDSLPSGGEKGMFYALDLGGTNFRVLRVQLGGKERRIIKQDSEGISIPQHLMSSSSHELFDFVAAALAKFVASEGEDCHLPEGTQRELGFTFSFPVKQKSLASGTLIKWTKSFAIDEMVGKDVVAELNMAIRRQGLDMKVTALVNDTVGTLAAGRYVDHDTIAAVILGTGSNAAYIDHADAIPKWHGALPKSGNMVINMEWGNFKSSHLPLTEFDQELDAESLNPGKQVYEKLISGMYMGELVRRILLKMAQETRIFGDNIPPKLERPYILRTLDMLIMRHDTSSDLRTVANKLKEVLGIEYTSFTTRKLVLDVCEAIATRGARLAAAGIYGIIQKLGQHSDSPSTRRSVIAVDGGVYKYYTFFSQCMESTLSDMLGQELAPSVMIKHVNDGSGVGAALLAASYSQYHQAESADSS comes from the exons atgaggaaggcggcggcgctggcgtccGCGGCGATagccgcagcagcagtagcGGTAGTCTCCACGGTGTTGCACCAGAGGCAACGTCAGGCGGCGAAGCGGTCGGAGCGCGCGGAGGCCGTGCTGCTGCGGGACCTGCAGGAGCGGTGCGCCGCGCCGGTGGAGCTGCTGCGGCAGGTGGCGGACGCGATGGCCGCGGAGATGCGCGCGGGGCTCGCCGCCGAGGGCGGGAGCGACCTCCAGATGCTCGTCACCTACGTTGACTCCCTCCCCTCCGG GGGTGAGAAAGGGATGTTTTATGCACTTGACCTTGGAGGAACAAATTTCCGCGTTTTACGAGTTCAATTAGGAGGCAAAGAACGTCGAATTATCAAGCAAGACTCAGAAGGGATATCCATTCCACAACATTTAATGTCCAGCAGTTCACAT GAGTTGTTTGATTTTGTTGCTGCGGCTTTAGCAAAATTTGTTGCCTCTGAAGGTGAAGACTGCCATCTTCCTGAGGGTACCCAAAGAGAACTAGGTTTTACATTCTCTTTTCCAGTGAAACAAAAATCATTGGCATCTGGCACTCTTATCAAGTGGACGAAGAGTTTTGCAATTGATGAAATG GTCGGCAAGGATGTTGTGGCTGAATTAAACATGGCTATCAGACGTCAAGGACTTGATATGAAAGTCACAGCATTG GTTAATGATACAGTAGGGACATTAGCTGCTGGGAGATATGTGGATCATGATACTATTGCTGCTGTTATACTGGGAACCGGTAGTAATGCAGCGTACATAGATCATGCAGATGCAATTCCAAAATGGCATGGAGCCCTGCCCAAGTCTGGAAATATG GTAATAAACATGGAATGGGGTAACTTTAAGTCCTCACATCTTCCACTTACTGAATTTGATCAAGAGTTGGATGCAGAAAGTTTGAACCCTGGCAAACAG GTTTACGAGAAATTGATTTCTGGTATGTATATGGGGGAACTTGTTCGAAGAATCTTACTAAAGATGGCTCAAGAAACTCGCATTTTTGGTGATAATATACCTCCAAAACTTGAGAGACCATACATCTTAAG GACACTTGACATGCTGATCATGCGTCATGATACATCATCTGATCTCAGAACAGTTGCCAACAAGTTGAAAGAAGTCTTGGGG ATCGAATATACCTCTTTCACGACGAGGAAACTGGTTTTGGATGTTTGTGAGGCCATTGCGACACGCGGTGCACGGCTTGCTGCTGCTGGGATATATGGCATTATCCAAAAGCTTGGTCAGCATTCTGACAGCCCCAGTACGAGAAGGTCCGTGATTGCTGTGGATGGAGGGGTCTATAAATACTACACTTTCTTCAGCCAGTGCATGGAGAGCACTCTGAGTGACATGCTTGGGCAGGAGCTGGCCCCCTCTGTTATGATCAAGCATGTCAATGATGGCTCAGGCGTTGGGGCAGCTCTCCTGGCAGCCTCTTATTCTCAATACCACCAGGCTGAATCTGCAGATAGTtcataa
- the LOC127760873 gene encoding putative 4-hydroxy-4-methyl-2-oxoglutarate aldolase 2, whose protein sequence is MAALPLATAEVCDANADLIMNGELRALQPIFQIYGRRQVFAGPIVTLKVYEDNVLIREFLEEKGHGRVLVVDGGGSLRCAILGGNPVQQAQNNGWAGIIVNGCIRDVDEINGCDIGVRALNSHPMKANKKGIGEKHVPVTIAGTRICDGEWLYADTDGILISRTELTV, encoded by the coding sequence ATGGCTGCCTTGCCATTAGCCACCGCTGAAGTATGTGATGCAAATGCAGATTTAATCATGAATGGTGAGCTTCGTGCTCTCCAGCCCATCTTCCAAATCTATGGAAGGCGGCAGGTTTTTGCTGGCCCTATTGTGACACTGAAGGTCTATGAGGACAATGTTCTTATCCGTGAGTTCCTTGAGGAGAAGGGTCATGGAAGGGTTCTCGTGGTTGATGGTGGTGGGAGCTTGCGCTGTGCCATTTTGGGTGGCAACCCTGTGCAGCAGGCACAGAACAATGGGTGGGCTGGCATCATCGTCAATGGTTGCATCAGGGACGTGGATGAAATCAATGGCTGTGACATTGGTGTCCGGGCTCTGAACTCACATCCTATGAAGGCAAACAAGAAGGGAATAGGTGAGAAGCATGTGCCTGTGACCATCGCAGGGACCAGGATTTGCGACGGTGAGTGGCTCTATGCAGATACCGATGGCATTCTCATCTCGAGGACTGAATTGACTGTGTAA